In Flavivirga abyssicola, the following are encoded in one genomic region:
- a CDS encoding TlpA family protein disulfide reductase, with product MNRLFFLTVLLPGILIAQHTIKGKFSPAKDYNVALLYKVTPTLSEYIANAEVNEDGTFQFKLDSTATKGMYRIVYAVPQEDYNFDVIYNGKEDIHLTFNSETGVTFQNSIENKLLASYTDSMSMVTQSIGNYFRQKSEDTLALNAIFKTQAETQSSFEAAAKNTIALSFIKANKPYIPKKFKDVGTYVDSLRHHYFDFVKFDDKTLQSSNFLEERMLNYVFGMSFNSADEITTYKKNIDVFCKAMKRAPIKVKRILLVDLWQQMADLNYEDVANYIAETYLMDIAVELNDQELLHGLILFKNLSIGNAAPDFSLEIQKEGKTVTKKISELNTAERYIIVFWSSGCSHCLDEVPQLRTYIQSKEKGNVQIVAVALEKDPLKWKNLISNYPEFIHVYGAGKWENQIGNDYGVTATPTYFILDKDKHIISKPENIEALKLFFEKE from the coding sequence TTGAACCGCTTATTCTTTTTAACAGTTTTATTACCAGGTATCCTTATTGCTCAACATACCATTAAAGGCAAATTTTCACCGGCAAAAGATTATAATGTAGCGTTGTTATATAAAGTAACGCCCACATTATCGGAGTATATTGCAAATGCTGAAGTAAACGAAGATGGAACATTTCAATTTAAATTAGATTCTACAGCGACAAAAGGCATGTACAGGATTGTATATGCGGTGCCCCAAGAAGATTATAATTTTGATGTTATCTACAACGGAAAAGAAGATATACATCTCACTTTTAACTCTGAAACTGGGGTCACTTTTCAAAACTCTATTGAAAACAAATTATTGGCTTCCTATACAGATAGTATGTCTATGGTGACTCAAAGTATTGGAAATTATTTTAGGCAAAAGAGTGAAGACACACTAGCATTAAATGCCATTTTTAAAACTCAAGCAGAAACACAGTCCAGTTTTGAAGCTGCTGCAAAGAATACCATTGCGCTTTCTTTTATTAAAGCGAATAAACCATATATTCCTAAAAAATTTAAAGATGTCGGAACTTACGTTGATAGTTTAAGGCACCATTATTTTGATTTTGTAAAGTTTGATGATAAAACACTTCAAAGTTCTAATTTTTTAGAAGAACGCATGCTTAATTATGTGTTTGGGATGTCATTTAATTCTGCTGATGAAATAACGACTTACAAGAAAAATATTGATGTGTTTTGTAAAGCTATGAAGCGTGCGCCAATAAAAGTTAAAAGAATTTTGTTGGTAGATTTGTGGCAACAAATGGCTGATTTAAACTATGAAGATGTTGCTAATTATATTGCAGAGACTTACTTAATGGATATCGCAGTAGAGTTAAACGATCAAGAACTTCTACACGGATTAATTTTGTTTAAAAACCTTTCTATAGGAAATGCGGCTCCCGATTTTTCTTTAGAAATACAAAAAGAGGGGAAGACAGTTACCAAAAAGATAAGTGAGTTAAATACAGCAGAACGTTATATCATTGTATTTTGGAGTAGTGGTTGTTCACATTGTTTAGATGAAGTTCCTCAATTACGAACATACATTCAATCTAAAGAAAAAGGAAACGTACAGATTGTTGCTGTCGCTTTAGAAAAAGATCCTCTGAAATGGAAAAATTTAATTTCTAATTACCCGGAATTCATACATGTTTATGGGGCTGGTAAATGGGAAAACCAGATAGGTAATGATTATGGAGTTACTGCAACACCAACCTATTTTATATTGGATAAAGACAAGCATATCATTTCAAAACCGGAAAACATAGAAGCTTTAAAACTGTTTTTTGAAAAAGAATAA
- the mfd gene encoding transcription-repair coupling factor codes for MLEQTYAQTLQMQNLQTTIAQPQTKIHLKGLVGSSFSFVISSIFKQAEKPFLIVFNDKEEAAFYLNDLEQLCGDKDVLFYPGSYRRPYQIEETDNANVLLRAEVLNRINSRKKPAIIVTYPDALFEKVVTRKELERNTLKVSIGEKLSIDFVNEVLFEYQFKRVDFVTEPGEFSVRGGIVDVFSFSHDEPYRIEFFGDEVDSIRTFDVETQLSVEQIKKINIIPNVANKFLEEKRQSFLKYIAQKTVVCLKHTDLFFSRIDDFYSKAEDAFKTLSTDIKHAEPNELFCNSTLLKKQLLDFTIIEFGTQHIFCDSEHSEESQTIEYNTTPQPSFNKQFNLLIEDLNTNHNKGFTNYIACVSEQQAKRFKDIFDDVEEDVSYQTIVLSLHQGFIDHDNKMACYTDHQIFERYHKFHLKNGYAKKQAITLKELTNLDIGDYVTHIDHGIGRFGGLQKIDVEGKKQEAIKLVYGERDVLYLSIHSLHKITKFNGKDGKPPKIYKLGSTAWKTLKQKTKARVKHVAFNLIKLYAKRKTEKGYQYNPDSYMQHELEASFIYEDTPDQSTATADIKADMESERPMDRLVCGDVGFGKTEVAIRAAFKAIDNGKQVAVLVPTTILAYQHSRTFKERLKDFPVTVDYVNRFRTAKEKRETLESLERGNIDIIIGTHQLVNKNVKFKDLGLLIVDEEQKFGVAVKEKLKTLKDSVDVLTLTATPIPRTLQFSLMAARDLSVITTPPPNRYPIESHVIRFNEDTIRDAVSYEIERGGQIFFIHNRIENIKEVAGMIQRLVPDAKIGIGHGQMDGKKLEQLMLAFMDGAFDVLVSTTIVESGLDVPNANTIFINNANNFGLSDLHQMRGRVGRSNKKAFCYFITPEYSAMTDDARKRITALEQFTELGSGFNIAMKDLEIRGAGDLLGGEQSGFINEIGFDTYQKILNEAIEELKENEFKDLYNESDEDKVYVKEVTIDTDFELLFPDSYVNNIAERLNLYTQLNNLKTEDELSVFKTELLDRFGELPEQVTDLLNSVQIKWLATKIGFEKVIMKQGKFIGYFINDQQSNFYQSSNFTKVLQFVQAHSDICKMKEKQTRNGLRLMLTFDDIKSVKQALKTLKPIMA; via the coding sequence ATGCTTGAACAGACCTACGCACAGACTTTGCAAATGCAAAATCTGCAAACTACTATTGCCCAACCTCAAACAAAAATACATTTAAAAGGACTTGTAGGATCTTCTTTTTCATTTGTGATTTCTAGTATTTTTAAGCAAGCTGAAAAACCATTTTTAATTGTTTTTAACGATAAAGAAGAAGCGGCATTTTATTTAAATGATTTAGAACAGCTATGCGGTGATAAAGATGTATTGTTTTACCCTGGAAGTTACCGCAGACCCTACCAAATAGAAGAAACCGATAATGCGAATGTGCTGTTACGTGCAGAGGTTTTAAATCGAATAAACTCGCGTAAAAAACCAGCCATAATAGTCACCTATCCAGATGCTCTTTTTGAAAAAGTAGTGACCAGAAAAGAATTGGAACGCAATACATTAAAAGTATCGATTGGAGAAAAATTATCCATAGACTTTGTAAATGAAGTGCTGTTCGAATATCAATTTAAGCGTGTCGATTTTGTAACCGAACCTGGAGAGTTTTCAGTACGCGGTGGTATTGTGGATGTGTTTTCATTTTCGCATGACGAACCTTATAGAATTGAGTTTTTTGGAGATGAAGTAGATAGCATAAGAACCTTTGATGTAGAGACTCAATTGTCGGTAGAGCAGATTAAGAAAATTAATATTATCCCTAATGTTGCTAATAAGTTTTTAGAAGAAAAAAGGCAAAGCTTCTTGAAATATATAGCTCAAAAAACAGTGGTTTGTTTAAAGCATACTGATTTATTCTTTTCAAGGATTGATGATTTTTATAGTAAGGCAGAAGACGCTTTTAAAACGCTTTCAACAGATATTAAACATGCCGAACCAAACGAACTGTTTTGTAATTCAACCTTATTAAAAAAGCAATTATTAGATTTCACAATAATTGAGTTTGGGACACAGCATATCTTTTGTGATTCTGAACATAGTGAAGAATCTCAAACTATTGAGTATAACACAACACCACAACCCTCATTCAATAAGCAATTCAATCTTTTAATAGAAGACTTAAACACCAATCATAACAAAGGTTTTACTAATTATATTGCTTGTGTAAGTGAGCAACAGGCAAAACGTTTTAAAGATATTTTTGATGACGTTGAAGAAGACGTGTCTTATCAAACTATTGTGCTCTCTTTACATCAGGGCTTTATTGATCATGATAATAAAATGGCGTGTTATACAGACCATCAAATTTTTGAACGGTATCATAAATTCCATCTTAAAAATGGGTATGCCAAAAAGCAAGCCATCACTTTAAAAGAACTTACGAATTTAGATATTGGCGATTATGTAACACATATCGATCATGGTATTGGGCGTTTTGGAGGCTTGCAAAAAATAGATGTAGAAGGCAAAAAACAAGAAGCGATAAAATTGGTTTATGGAGAGCGTGATGTTTTATATTTAAGTATCCATTCACTTCATAAAATCACTAAGTTTAATGGTAAAGATGGGAAACCACCTAAAATATATAAACTTGGTAGTACGGCCTGGAAAACTTTAAAACAGAAAACGAAAGCTCGTGTAAAACACGTGGCATTTAACTTAATAAAACTTTACGCAAAACGTAAAACAGAAAAAGGGTATCAGTACAATCCAGATAGTTATATGCAGCATGAGTTGGAAGCCTCGTTTATTTATGAAGACACACCAGATCAGAGTACTGCGACTGCAGATATTAAAGCAGATATGGAAAGCGAACGCCCAATGGATAGACTGGTTTGTGGCGATGTTGGCTTTGGAAAGACCGAAGTTGCTATTCGCGCAGCATTTAAAGCCATTGATAATGGAAAGCAAGTAGCTGTTTTGGTCCCTACGACCATTTTAGCATACCAACATTCCAGAACATTTAAAGAACGATTAAAAGATTTTCCCGTTACGGTCGATTATGTGAATCGGTTTAGAACAGCAAAAGAAAAACGTGAAACACTAGAGAGCTTAGAAAGAGGCAATATAGACATCATTATAGGCACACATCAACTCGTAAATAAAAATGTAAAATTTAAGGATTTAGGGTTGTTAATTGTTGATGAAGAGCAGAAATTTGGGGTAGCGGTAAAAGAAAAACTAAAGACATTAAAAGATAGTGTTGATGTATTGACCTTAACTGCAACACCTATACCAAGAACGCTTCAGTTTAGTTTAATGGCAGCGCGCGATTTATCGGTTATTACAACACCGCCGCCAAATCGTTATCCAATAGAAAGTCATGTTATTCGTTTTAATGAAGATACAATTCGTGATGCTGTGAGTTATGAAATTGAACGTGGTGGACAAATATTTTTTATCCATAATCGTATTGAAAATATTAAAGAAGTAGCAGGCATGATTCAACGTTTAGTGCCAGATGCTAAAATAGGTATTGGTCACGGACAAATGGACGGCAAAAAATTAGAACAACTTATGTTAGCATTTATGGATGGTGCATTTGATGTTTTGGTAAGCACGACTATTGTTGAAAGTGGACTTGACGTACCCAATGCAAATACCATTTTTATTAATAATGCGAATAATTTTGGGTTGAGTGATTTACACCAAATGAGAGGCCGTGTTGGAAGAAGTAATAAAAAGGCATTTTGTTATTTTATTACACCAGAATATTCTGCTATGACGGATGATGCCCGAAAAAGGATTACCGCCTTAGAACAATTTACAGAACTTGGTAGTGGTTTCAATATAGCGATGAAAGATTTAGAAATTCGAGGAGCTGGTGATTTATTAGGAGGTGAACAAAGTGGTTTTATAAATGAAATAGGTTTTGATACGTATCAAAAAATATTAAACGAAGCCATTGAAGAACTTAAAGAAAATGAGTTTAAAGACCTGTATAATGAATCTGATGAAGATAAAGTGTATGTAAAAGAAGTCACTATTGATACCGATTTTGAATTGCTTTTTCCAGATAGTTACGTTAATAATATAGCAGAGCGATTAAACCTATACACACAATTAAATAATTTAAAAACAGAGGACGAATTAAGTGTCTTTAAAACAGAATTATTAGATCGTTTTGGAGAATTACCAGAACAAGTGACCGATTTATTAAATAGTGTCCAAATTAAGTGGTTAGCCACTAAGATAGGTTTTGAGAAAGTTATTATGAAACAAGGAAAGTTTATTGGTTATTTTATTAACGACCAGCAAAGTAATTTCTATCAAAGTAGTAACTTTACAAAAGTCTTGCAGTTTGTTCAAGCACATTCAGATATTTGTAAAATGAAAGAAAAACAAACTCGAAACGGATTGCGTTTAATGCTTACTTTTGATGATATAAAATCTGTAAAACAAGCATTGAAAACATTAAAGCCTATTATGGCTTAA
- a CDS encoding tellurite resistance TerB family protein — MSFSNLFDSGFKKRNENHFAAIVRVAMDDGIITDEEQAFLDRLAHNLDISEADYKAILKNYKSHPINPPVSYDIRLERLYDLVRMVHVDTIKGDSENLLLKKIGVGLGFHAVNVKYIIDKALTLVNNGVDLDTFIHEIKHMNE, encoded by the coding sequence ATGTCGTTTTCAAATTTATTTGATAGTGGATTTAAAAAGCGTAATGAGAACCATTTCGCTGCCATTGTACGTGTTGCCATGGATGATGGTATTATTACAGATGAGGAACAAGCGTTTTTAGATCGCTTAGCTCATAATCTAGATATTAGTGAAGCAGATTACAAAGCTATTTTAAAGAATTATAAATCCCACCCTATAAACCCGCCTGTATCTTATGATATCCGTTTAGAGCGTTTATACGATTTAGTGCGTATGGTACATGTAGATACCATTAAAGGAGATTCTGAAAACTTACTATTGAAAAAAATTGGTGTTGGGCTTGGTTTTCATGCTGTTAATGTAAAATATATTATCGATAAGGCTTTAACTCTGGTAAATAACGGTGTGGACTTAGACACTTTTATTCATGAAATAAAGCATATGAATGAATAG
- a CDS encoding YciI family protein yields MFIINLTYKTELEKVDQHLNEHIEFLNEQYELRNFIASGRKIPRTGGIILSKVENKSELEKIIEKDPFKINELADYQLIEFIPSKTCEELKFLIE; encoded by the coding sequence ATGTTCATTATAAATCTGACTTACAAAACGGAACTGGAAAAAGTTGACCAACATTTAAACGAACATATTGAATTTCTAAATGAGCAATATGAATTAAGAAATTTTATCGCTTCTGGACGAAAAATTCCAAGAACTGGTGGAATAATATTGTCTAAAGTTGAAAACAAATCGGAATTAGAAAAAATTATTGAAAAAGACCCTTTTAAAATAAATGAATTAGCCGATTATCAATTGATTGAATTTATACCGAGTAAAACTTGTGAAGAACTGAAATTTTTAATAGAATAA
- a CDS encoding serine hydrolase domain-containing protein, with the protein MKTLFLSIFTLLTFSVFAQNQSQDINVQKIEVLLNEYLIKNNPGIAISVVKDGNVIYKKNKGYSNLEHMIPITDSTKFVVGSISKQFTAFSILLLEDEGKLSIDDDITKYLPELNGLPYNITIRHFLNHTSGFRDNTDLNSLKGRTDLDCTSQTQMVNLLLRQKGLNFIPGSRFQYCNSGYVLLAEIVKRVSGMTFAKFAHKRIFKPLSMKNSLFLDDPSLVVKNKALSYVKQNNEYYYIPINRSIVGSTGLYTTISDLSLWANNFDNPIIGSNSIFKKMETKSRLNDGEIIPYALGQELKIYKGLDVIFHGGGDAGYRSYLLRVPEHKLNIVVSGNFESFNPLNISYGLLDVFLSNYIKEPIKKERPNYTNKTLKKFEGDYQVFPGLYITILAEQDSLFFKSYGYDDKLKLPVSGKNEFEFPARAHSKLKFIKDSLNWHFSDFYYPAKKVTLNPPKYANIDLQELKGIYKSDEVETSYEFIIKDNKLIATHNFNRDIELKPIDKDSFITDLSYISRIEFTRNSKGNIDGCKISGQNSYDVLFSLSE; encoded by the coding sequence ATGAAAACGCTTTTTTTATCAATCTTTACTTTATTAACCTTTTCTGTTTTTGCGCAAAATCAATCGCAAGATATCAATGTTCAAAAAATAGAGGTATTACTTAATGAATATCTAATTAAAAATAATCCCGGAATAGCTATTTCTGTAGTCAAAGATGGAAACGTCATCTATAAAAAGAATAAGGGTTATTCAAATTTAGAACATATGATCCCTATAACAGATTCCACAAAATTTGTTGTAGGGTCTATATCAAAACAATTTACTGCATTCTCAATTTTATTATTAGAAGATGAAGGAAAACTTTCTATAGATGATGACATTACAAAATATTTGCCCGAACTCAACGGATTACCTTATAATATAACCATTAGGCATTTTCTAAACCACACTAGCGGATTTAGAGATAATACAGATTTAAATAGTCTTAAAGGTAGAACAGATTTAGATTGTACAAGTCAAACACAAATGGTAAATCTATTATTAAGACAAAAAGGATTAAATTTTATACCAGGCTCTAGGTTTCAGTATTGTAATTCGGGTTATGTCCTGTTAGCAGAAATTGTGAAGCGTGTTTCTGGGATGACTTTTGCTAAGTTTGCTCACAAAAGGATTTTTAAGCCTCTAAGTATGAAAAACAGCCTGTTTTTAGATGATCCAAGTCTAGTGGTAAAAAACAAAGCGCTTTCTTATGTTAAACAAAATAACGAGTATTATTACATTCCAATTAATAGATCTATTGTAGGATCTACAGGACTTTATACTACAATAAGCGATTTGTCTCTTTGGGCTAATAACTTTGACAATCCAATCATTGGAAGTAATAGCATATTTAAAAAAATGGAAACTAAAAGTCGTTTAAACGATGGAGAGATAATTCCTTATGCTTTAGGTCAAGAATTAAAAATATATAAAGGTTTAGATGTTATTTTTCACGGAGGTGGAGATGCAGGTTATAGATCGTATTTGTTAAGAGTGCCAGAACACAAACTTAATATTGTGGTTTCTGGTAATTTTGAATCATTCAATCCTTTAAATATCTCTTATGGATTATTAGATGTTTTTTTATCTAATTACATTAAAGAGCCTATTAAAAAAGAACGGCCAAATTATACAAATAAGACTTTAAAAAAGTTTGAAGGAGACTATCAAGTTTTTCCAGGTTTATATATAACTATTTTAGCCGAACAAGACTCTCTCTTTTTTAAGAGTTATGGTTATGATGATAAATTGAAACTACCTGTATCGGGAAAAAATGAATTTGAATTTCCAGCCAGAGCACATAGTAAGTTAAAGTTTATAAAAGATAGTCTTAATTGGCATTTTTCAGACTTTTATTATCCTGCAAAAAAAGTAACTCTAAATCCGCCAAAATATGCTAATATAGATTTACAAGAACTTAAAGGAATTTATAAAAGTGATGAAGTTGAAACGTCCTATGAATTTATAATAAAAGATAATAAACTAATAGCTACTCATAACTTTAATAGAGACATAGAATTAAAGCCAATAGACAAAGATAGTTTCATAACTGATTTATCATACATTAGCCGTATAGAATTTACAAGAAACAGCAAAGGAAACATTGATGGATGTAAGATATCGGGACAAAATTCCTATGATGTACTATTCTCTTTAAGTGAATGA
- a CDS encoding helix-turn-helix domain-containing protein, which translates to MDKLTIVGTITLVILVFSVLLSFFLLTVKSKNKIANRLLAIYFIVFAIHISVFFYSQYIEFPTVLEMLRDQTIDLSSPLLFLYLLSNIYSDFKLRFIHLLHLLPLIIGILIFTPRFYGVSESERVLFTENFNSQIEVKISYVVSTLISLFYLVLMFIELKKYKKLLIENYSNTTSFNYKWLYQLTLVVSFIFAFSQFKQLYKFIGSDIDTLNLMRLLLILVLLGFLFWIVLKSMYQPELFKAIDTRHLLVNEELKKTDLVTEVDSVVKSQIQKLQHFMEEKEPFLDASLTIQKLAYQFGMSSRELSILINHHLNQHFFDFITTYRIKKAITLIETPSNKNLTILEILYDVGFNSKSPFNKAFKKHTGLTPTEYRSSI; encoded by the coding sequence ATGGATAAACTTACTATAGTAGGTACTATTACTTTAGTTATTCTGGTTTTTTCTGTGCTACTATCCTTTTTTTTACTAACTGTAAAATCTAAAAATAAAATAGCAAACAGATTATTAGCCATTTATTTTATTGTATTTGCAATACATATTAGTGTTTTCTTCTATTCTCAATATATAGAGTTTCCAACTGTTCTTGAAATGTTACGAGATCAAACTATTGATTTATCTAGTCCGTTACTTTTTTTGTATCTATTATCTAATATATATTCAGATTTTAAACTTCGTTTTATACACCTCTTACACTTACTTCCTTTAATTATTGGCATTTTAATATTTACCCCTAGATTTTATGGCGTTAGTGAAAGTGAAAGAGTTCTTTTTACTGAAAATTTCAACTCTCAAATTGAAGTTAAAATTAGCTATGTAGTTAGTACACTTATTAGCTTATTTTACTTGGTTTTAATGTTTATTGAACTAAAAAAATACAAAAAGCTACTTATAGAGAATTATTCAAATACAACTTCTTTTAACTACAAATGGTTATATCAATTAACCTTAGTTGTTTCATTTATTTTTGCATTTTCCCAATTTAAACAATTGTATAAATTTATAGGTAGTGATATAGATACTTTAAATTTAATGAGATTATTACTTATATTAGTTTTATTAGGCTTTCTATTTTGGATTGTATTGAAAAGTATGTACCAACCAGAGTTATTTAAGGCTATAGATACTAGACATCTTTTAGTAAATGAAGAACTAAAAAAAACGGATTTAGTTACAGAAGTTGATAGTGTTGTAAAGTCACAAATCCAAAAGCTGCAGCATTTTATGGAAGAGAAAGAACCCTTTCTTGATGCTTCATTAACTATTCAGAAATTGGCTTATCAATTTGGAATGTCCTCACGAGAATTATCTATTTTAATCAATCATCATCTAAATCAGCATTTTTTCGATTTCATAACAACGTATCGTATAAAAAAAGCGATAACATTAATAGAAACCCCTTCAAATAAAAACCTTACTATTTTAGAAATTTTGTACGATGTTGGCTTTAATTCTAAATCTCCTTTCAATAAGGCTTTTAAAAAACATACAGGTTTAACACCAACTGAGTATCGATCAAGTATTTGA